The sequence below is a genomic window from Nitrospinota bacterium.
AAGGCGAGCACCCTCCGCATGGCGGGAAATTTGAAGAGGCGCTGATGGCGGCGGTAAACGCGCGCCTGACCGGTTTTCCCGGCTATGTACGGGTAAAACGGCTTATATTGGTGGACGAAAGCTGGTTGCCCGATAACGGCCTGCTCACCACCTCGCTGAAACTGAAGCGGCATGTGATTGAGGAAAAATACCGCAAAGAGATGGAAGCGGCCTACACCAACTAAGGGAATTACCCGTGATATTCGAAAATCCTTTCAAGGTTGGGCTCTGCCTGAGCGGCGGGGCGGCCCGCGGCATGACGCACCTGGGGGTGTTGCGCGAAATGGAAGGGGCCGGACTGCGGCCCGACATGGTTGCGGGAGCCAGCGTGGGAGCGCTCATTGGCGCGCTGTACGCGCTTTCCCTCGATATTGAAGAGGTGGAACGGATCGTGCTTGCCTTTTTAAAAGGCGAGGATTTTTCCGACCTGCGGGGGGATATTCTGGTTCGCGAGCGCGCAGAGGACGAGCGCCGCGGCATTTTCCGCCGCATGCTCAGAACGTTCCGCAAGTCGCTCTTTTACAGCGTTTCGATGACGCAACTGTCGTATCTTTCGGTGAACCGCCTTGAATCGCTGCTGGCGAAGATGGTGCCGGATGTTAATATCGAAGACAGCAAGATTCCCTTCGCCTGCGTGGCGACCGATATCGTGAACAGCCGCCCCTATTTTCTTACCAAGGGGCCGTTGCGCCGGGCTATCGCCGCCACCTGTTCCATACCCGGATTTTTTCCGCCGATAGCTTGGGACGGTGTGCGCCTGGTTGACGGGAGTTGGAGCATGCAAAATCCGGTGCGCCTGCTGCGCGAGATGGGGGCCGATTTTGTGGTTGCCATAGACATATCGCAGGATATGCTGGACGCGCCGGATCCGGGCAACGGGCTGGAAGTGGTGCTTCGTTCGAACATGGCGACGCGCATCACGCTTTCGGAAATGGAGCTGAAAGACGCCGATTATGTGATCCGCCCCGATATGCGCAAAATGGATTGGTGGGATTTCAAGAAATCGGCGGCCTTCATTCAGAAGGGACGCGAGAGCGCTGCGGCGGGCATCGCGGAACTTAAAAAAGGGATAGAACGCGCCCGCCTGAAAAAGTTCCTCACCCTGAAAGTTTGACAAAGACCGCGTCGAAACACGGTGCGCCGGTTTCCCGTAAAAAAAATCCCCGGGAGCATGCGCTGCCGGGGATTTTTTATAAACCGTTTCGTTCGGTGAAACGCGTTATCCGTTTCTGTTTCCGCAGACAAAGCCTTTGCAGGTGCCTTTAAAACCGATGTGGCATTTGGCGCAGACTTCGGGATTCAGCGGATGGCCGGGTTCCTTCGAGGCGGCGGAGCTGCCGTCTTTCAGCGAAATCACGTCATAAACCGGCTTGCC
It includes:
- a CDS encoding patatin-like phospholipase family protein is translated as MIFENPFKVGLCLSGGAARGMTHLGVLREMEGAGLRPDMVAGASVGALIGALYALSLDIEEVERIVLAFLKGEDFSDLRGDILVRERAEDERRGIFRRMLRTFRKSLFYSVSMTQLSYLSVNRLESLLAKMVPDVNIEDSKIPFACVATDIVNSRPYFLTKGPLRRAIAATCSIPGFFPPIAWDGVRLVDGSWSMQNPVRLLREMGADFVVAIDISQDMLDAPDPGNGLEVVLRSNMATRITLSEMELKDADYVIRPDMRKMDWWDFKKSAAFIQKGRESAAAGIAELKKGIERARLKKFLTLKV